In Terriglobales bacterium, the sequence GGCTGATGGCTGCGCGCTCTCGTCGGCTATACTCGCTGCGAATGCTCGCAGAGACTCTCGAACAGGGCCAGCGGCTCTCCGACATCGCGCTGGAGCGGCTGTTGCCGCCGGCGTCGGTGCAGCCGACGTCGATCCACCAGGCGATGCGGCACAGCGTGTTTGCCGGCGGGAAGCGGCTGCGCCCGATCCTGGCGATGGAGGCCGCGCGCGCGGTGGCGGGTTCGCTGCCGGACGGCGTGGAAGACCTCGGGGCCGCGCTCGAGATGCTGCACACCTATTCGCTGATCCACGACGACCTGCCGGCGCTCGACAACGACGACCTGCGGCGCGGCAAGCCGACCTGCCACAAGGTGTACGGCGAAGCCATCGCGATACTGGCGGGCGACGCGCTGCAGACCTACGCCTACGAAGTGCTCAGCAAGCTGAAGACGTCGGCGGAGGGACGTGTCCGGATCGTCTACGAGGTCGCGCGAGCCACGGGAACAGTGAATGGCATGATCGGCGGCCAGGTCATGGATCTGGAGGCGGAGCGCACGGTGCCGGGCTCCAGCACGATCAAGCTCATCCATGAATCGAAGACGGCGGCGCTCATCACGGCGGCGCTGGTGACCGGCGGCATCTACGCGGGCGCGACGCCGGAGCAGGAGAAGGGCCTGCGGACGTTCGGGAAATGCGTCGGGCTGGCCTTCCAGATCATTGACGACGTGCTCGACGTGACGCAGTCCTCCGACCAACTCGGCAAGACCGCGGGGAAGGACAAGGCGTCGCAGAAGGCGACCTACCCGGCGCTGTTCGGGGTGGATGAGTCGCTGGTGCAGGCGGAAGCGCTCATCGGGCGGGGCGAGCAGGCGCTGGCGCCGTTCGGCGAGCGCGGCGAAACATTAAAGCAATTAGCGAACTTCCTCGTGGAACGCAAGCGATAAGCGGTACTTAGCAGCCTGGCAGACGAGGACCATGCGCTCG encodes:
- a CDS encoding farnesyl diphosphate synthase, whose product is MLAETLEQGQRLSDIALERLLPPASVQPTSIHQAMRHSVFAGGKRLRPILAMEAARAVAGSLPDGVEDLGAALEMLHTYSLIHDDLPALDNDDLRRGKPTCHKVYGEAIAILAGDALQTYAYEVLSKLKTSAEGRVRIVYEVARATGTVNGMIGGQVMDLEAERTVPGSSTIKLIHESKTAALITAALVTGGIYAGATPEQEKGLRTFGKCVGLAFQIIDDVLDVTQSSDQLGKTAGKDKASQKATYPALFGVDESLVQAEALIGRGEQALAPFGERGETLKQLANFLVERKR